The sequence below is a genomic window from Corythoichthys intestinalis isolate RoL2023-P3 chromosome 12, ASM3026506v1, whole genome shotgun sequence.
AGTTATGCTGCGTCTGGAACGTGGGTAACCACTTGCAGTGATAGTCTACTACTTGAAGCACTGTCTCGTGAAGTGAGAGTGGGGCATAAGAAGTTCATGGCATGACGATAACGTCGGATAGCAGTTCGGTAATGTAGAATAAATTCATACCTCGACATTTCTGTGATTTACTACTACGAACAACGTCGCGGTTACGTCTGGTGTAAGATTTGTAGCATGCCACGAAGGCAGCTAACCACTAAGTTGAGAAGAAATTTGAACTTAAGACCCAATAGTCACCCAGTCAATGAGATAGTTTCAAGTCCTTCACCTTTTTGAGGATGTTTAGGTGTTTCAGGAACCTACGGGGCAGTAAGAGGGTCCTGGTGTTCGTGTTCGTAGCTTCTGTCATTTGGCTGATAGTGGACATAGCTGTCCTCCGTGTCTccatcggcgacgtcaacaatcggCTTGCGAAGGAAAGAGCGTTCCGGGATCTGAGGCGGGCCATTGAGAAGGGAATAAACATGAACAAAGGTAAAGACATGAAGAATGGCACTCAAAAAAACACGGCGAAACACTCGGAGGAAGACGAAGACTATGAGGAAGACGAAGACTCGGAGGAAGACACGGACGGTTTGATTGATAAACCTGTTAGACGTTTCAGAGTGCATACGAAAAAGGAGCATGTAATTGAGAAGAACAACATTCAAGGAGATAAGATTGACATTAAACTACCTGCCGTTGCTGGAAAAGTACCTGTGGATTTGCTTGACAGTGATGCATCACTATTAAAAAATAACACCATAAAGAAAGACTCCATTGCACTAATCAAACCTGTGAAAACTCCAAATTCAAGCATTAAAGGATTTAATAAACCCCAGCCTGCGAAGGAAGAACTTTCCATGAAGGAGGAGAAACAAATTGAAAAACTTCTcattcaagaaaaaaacaaaaaatctttaGAGAAGGAGCAGAAAGAAACTGAAAAACTTCTCAtccaagaaacaaacaaaaaatctttattgaaggaggaaaaacaaactgaaAAACTTCTCAttcaagaaacaaacaaaaaatcattAGAGAAGGAAGAGAAACAAATTGAAAAACTTCTCAttcaagaaacaaacaaaaaatttttaGTGAAGGAGGAGAAACCAATTGGAGAGAAGTTGAAGCAATCAGAAACAGTCCATGTGAATAAGGCAGGGGTTCACCAGGTTCTTTCACTCGACGTGACCGCTGCCCCAAGAGATCCCGGCGCCGTCGGCCAGTTCGGCCAGGCGGCGATAGTTTCCACTGAGGAAGAGGCGCAAGTAAAGCTGAGGTGGGATGAGGGCCATTTTAACGTCTACTTGAGCGAAAAGATCCCAGTGGACCGCGCCATTCCCGACACTAGGCCTCAGACGTGAGTCGCTCACACGACCGCACTCTACACTAACTAAAAATCTTGACACGTGTCAGGTGGCCTAATCCTTTCCTTACAGCTGCACTCGAGACATGGTCCACGATGACCTGCCGTCCACCAGTGTGATCTTCTGCTTCGTGGACGAAGTGTGGTCCACCCTGCTGCGCTCTGTTCACAGCGTCCTCAATCGATCGCCACCGCACCTCCTCAAAGAGATCATCCTTGTGGATGACTTCAGCCAAAAAGGTAAAGGGGCATTTTGCCTTTCCAAAGATAGCGAGGCCTAGTTTAGATTCagtcactgccaaccctcccggtAAAATGTGATTTGACATCTATTGCAGCCATTGAGTTGAGTCCTGCCGCACACTGAGTGTTGTGGTGGAACCTGATTAAATCACAATATCTTTCACGCAATCAAGTTTTAAGTGGGTTTTATTAAATTTTGGGATTCATTTTACTTTCAGACTACCTAAAAGATGATCTTGACAAGTACATGGCTAACTTCCCAAAAGTCCGAATCCTTCGCTTGAAGGAGCGTCAAGGTCTTATCAGGGCACGGATGGTTGGAGCAGCTGCTGCTAAAGGTACCGTGCGTAAACCTATGTTGATCTTAAGGGTACAGAGATCCCTCGCCAATTTGCGCTCCGAAATTTTTGAGTTACGGTATTCGTGGATTTTTGAGGTACTGTATAAGGTTCCCTTGATACCTGTGCATTGTGTCATCATCATAGTGCACAGGTGTTtctttatcatcatcatcattgtcaGTCAAGGAAGGAGACGCTGGAGTCTaatgtgttattttattttaatatgttaagatatatgtatgtatatatgcacAAATCATTGTGGTTATATatgcacatatatatatatacacacacacacagtggggcaaataagtatttagtcaaccaccaattgtgcaagttcttttacttggaaaagattagagatgcctgtaattgtcaacatgggtaaacctcaaccatgagagacagaatgtggggaaaaaaaacagaaaatcacatcgttccatttttaaagaatttatttttaaattaaagtggtaaataagtatttggtcacctacaaacaagcaagatttcttgctgtcaaagaggtctaacttattCTAACGATGCTCCacccgttacctgtattaatggcacctgttttaactcattatcggtataaaagacacctatccacaatctcagtcagtcacactccaaactccactatggccaagaccaaagagctgtcgaaggacaccagagacaaaattgtagacctgcaccaggctgggaagactgaatctgcaatgggtaaaacgcttggtgtaaagaaatcaactgtgggagcaattattagaaaatgaaagacatacaacaccactgataatctccctcgacctggggctccatgcaagatctcaccccgtggtgtcaaaatgataacaagaacggtgagcaaaagtcccagaaccacacggggggacctagtgaatgacctacagagagctgggaccacagtaacaaaggctactatcagtaacacaatgcgccgccatggactcaaatcctgcactgccagacgtgtccccctgctgaagaaagtacacgtccaagcccgtcagcggttcactagagagcatttggatgatccagaagaggactgggagaatgtgttatggtcagatgaaaccaaaatagaactttttggtagaaacacaggttctcgtgtttggaggagaaagaatactgaattgcatctgaggaacaccatacccactgtgaagcatgggggtggaaacatcatgctttggggctgtttttctgcaaagggaccaggacgactgatctgtgtaaaggaaagaatgaaaggggccatgtatcgaaagattttgagtgaaaatcttccatcagcaagggtattgaagatgagacgtggctgggtctttcagcatgacaatgatcccaaacacacagccagggcaacaaaggagtggcttcgtaagaagcatttcaaggttctggagtggcctagccagtctccagatctaaatctaatagaaaatctgtggagggagttaaaagtccgtgttgcccaacgacagccccaaaacatcactgctctagaggggatctgcatggaggaatgggccaaaatgccagcaacagtgcgtgagaagcttgtgaagagttacagaaaacgtttggcctccgttatttccaacaaagggtacataacaaaatattgagatgaacatttggtattgaccaaatactttttttccaccatgatgtgcaaataaagtctttaaaaatcaaacaatgtgattttctgttttttttttccacattctgtctcccatggttgaggtttacccatgttgacaattacaggcctctgtaatattttcaagtgagacaacttgcacaattagtggttgactaaatacttatttgccccactgtatatatataaaatcataGTTATTACATTTcttgtgcttaaaaaacatttcttaaaaaaaaaaatcatggcaTATtgtacatgttttatttttattttgtaaatattctGGGTATAATACAGCTATCACTGTATTTTACAAACACTTGGCAACGGCCATttcacacctttttttttttttttttttttttttaaactctgtTGCCAGtgacaccaaattcatttaaaccggAAAAGCTGGAAGTGAATGATTACACTGTCGCCGTCAAGGGCAGCCAATTAGATGAGTAACTGCATTATTGTCGATTTTAACTGTACAAGTTTTTAATCAATTgttgtcaaaatattttttgttaattagtCCTCACAAAATTTCCATCCTACATTTAGAGTAATTGCAAACATGTATCTTGTACTGTACCTGTTAAAATTGTGCAAACAAGGAATTtcttttttcaagtttttaatTAGTGGTgcacaataatacatttttcaactgataccgataaccgataattccctccttgttccaaccgataatgtcaagccgataattctattaaaaaatttatgtaaaatgtgaacaagtagtaaattccaacatctaaatacagattgtctgacattgtgtcatgttaaacttttggcaacaattacttagagtaaatacctaagttgctccaaaaaaaaaaaaacattactacactgcaaaaacacctccttaaaactagttaaagtcccttgttttcagtgtaaatctattggaaataagttaaattatctgccagcgcttcaagtatatttcactcagatttcttgaagaaaagtaGCTAGCTGAAATTAggtttaacagccttattttaagcagtaAATTAttctacttaatcctaaaaaaaacttgtcagaaatattctttattcaagaataggtatggttcaaaatattatttgaaagcatttatttcttgatttaggtgaattttatttatttttttttttggctgtatgggcttaataagaacaaatggcaatatttacttcaagtaagtggaataatctggcgcattcttCTGTTAACTTGTCTTTAACACGCAAAACAAggtggggaaaattatttgactagatttaagaagaactgattaagacgtcatcaatttacagcgtactgaatgcatagCTGGCTGACTCCTTTGTGAGTGTGGTTTGGTCATGttgaaattatcatctaaccactgtgccgtcatgataagtatacttacttgacatcacttgtccaaatgtctgttgtgatcggcatgtttttcgcgaagaatggtggtcgtatgaactgcattattttttgtcCGGGGCTTGGGCTCTCTGGTcactttggtaaaaaaaaaaaaaaaaacgtctctcgTCCGGCatctcctcccgcctgtgcccttcagttaGCGGgccgccaaattagcacccgcgcagGACCTCTGTCTGGCAGTGGTGCTTGATGAGttgaaccggagtggcggcggcagcagCTAGGTTCTTACCGGATATCCGCCTGCCCCGGCCGGCTCGCCGTGGTGtgttcggggcctggctctgctccggACGGAGGCGCGCGCTTCACGTCCCGCACCGCACGCCATGGGGGAACGcttgagaaaccggggtgtttgcCGAAGgtcccggcaggccgccgccctgGACCAGCCAGAGCcaagggctccgtcggaagacggctacttgtcgACAATCGGTCTCGTGagcgtgtttagccttagatggagtttaccacccgctttgggctgcattcccaaacaacccgactccgggaaggccgcAGCGTCTCTCCATCATTTCAGACCCTGTAGCTTAGTTTGGTTCATGTGTGTTAATGGTGTTGAATGAGGGCGCTTTCTTTcctcctcgtggaacttctgcagtgGATGCTTGGCAGATGGCGTGAGCGTCGTTTGTTTCACACACTGAAAAATCAACCCACGCTAGTGACAGTctagagcacaggtgtcaaaccggtcttcaaagggccgcagtgggtgctggatttcattccaaacaaacaagatgaataccttttcaccaatctggtgttttacaagcgtaatcagttgattgcagtcgggTTCTGCTTATttgagcagaaacctcattggttgaactgtctgtgctggatctgttggaacaaagaccaggacccactgcggccctttgtggaatcggtttgacaccactGGTCTAGAGCCACCATGATTTCACCTCAACCCTGTTGTGTAACTCTGCCTCCTCTAGGACCCCACACtcttcaacccctcctccctcaggggcctcAGAGAgaagaggggttgaggaggcagcGATGCAGAAGTGGACAAAACTgctttggttgcgcacatttggaggctaaatcaagtatataattatcggattgcattatcggttgaattttttttaaatctagatTTTCTGTGTGACGACATAATTGCTATTATCGGCCGTTAATTATCGGTAactgatattatcgtgcatctttatttttaatactgttgTTAAAATATGAGTGGTCAAATATGCTTGCCttatagaaatatattttttattacaatTCTTTACATATTACACTTTGTGAAAGAGGCTAATTGTGTTTCAAACGAGGACACTAATTGCGAACAATTAAATGAATATAATGTCGATTTGTGTCTGTGAACAACTTTCACCATTACATAATGAAGGACTACATTTGTGCAACAAATATTAGAGGACTGTTGATAATGCTAGGTGTGTGTGGACCAAATTAAAGAAGGAAGTGGACCCAAGTTAAATATTTTTCCCACAGCTGCTGTCGATGTTTGAGGCACAATAAAATAACTGCTGTATCCGTCGAATGTAAACATAGCCGCATATACTGTTCTCGTGGGGTTATTTTAGTAACTGACATTTGGTGTAACAGGATGTTTGCTCTGCTCTCAGGTGAGGTCCTCACCTTCCTTGACTCGCACGTTGAATGCAACGTTGGCTGGCTGGAGCCTCTGCTGGAACGCATTTACCTGAACCGCAAGATGGTGCCCTGTCCGGTCATTGAAGTCATCAGCGACCAGGACATGAGGTGATACTGTAGATCCATCTCCTTACTTAAGTGaaatcagtttttatttgttgatAACCAGACCCCACCTTTTAGAGCCAtagaggtgtgacaatatatcgaaatggtgatacttTCTATAttgaaaggttatcaatatgctccgccaagaatcgatatatattgttttaaaaaggtgtcgctGCTAAACACAAAAACAAGGAACCAACTGGTTTCTTGCAGAAttttccactagaatagtgtaCCGTATTCTCCACACTTTAAGGCGCATCTTCAatcaatggcctattttaaaacttttttcatataaaggcatacctgtcaacccgaggccgttggcaatcttacaaatagggaCGTATGCCTTTACAAATTGGTaactaatcttacaacattgtatatagtgtttaacatgaaacaaaaataaaactaaatttttaaaataatatgaatttattggtaatattgtaacatataacctggtgcaatcaaagaacaatcaatatcttcagctacatcatgattactaaaatttaacagtgaattTTGTGATAATTGTATGtaacacttttggcaatttctatcatgtcttttgatggctgcgctTCAgcccgcaattcagtttgacttgaaggtagttcgttagtgtgtccaattataaattagaaAGGTCAATTGGtaaaatgaacttaccgatgcaatctttgagtcggggaacatttcttttgctaattctgagaagtgattagcaatagttgcaggcaaattgcgttcggcaacaaattggcagaataaaatctccgctttcgtcacttttcattctgcagaattaatctttatgaccagtgttgctaatcttacttttaaaaggtaattaattatagttacaaattacttctcccaaaaagtaattgagttagtaactcagttacctgaatgtaagagtaattagttacttggcaaaggaactggtgttacctttcaggtttttttttttttttatttaaaaaaaaaaaaaacatattaacctttgctatgtttggaagtcatttaatgttgtgaatcaactgttaaagttgttaaaattgctcccgtttttgcattagttcccttctgtctgctttcgacatgtgaacgttttaaaactgtttcatcatttaaagatggattcaagtcaagattttgccgatttaggagtattttagataaaaagttacttaggttcgctaggaaggttcactacaacagagcctttcagagaggtctactgctttaaaatggcagctgtttactaacgccgccgagtctgtcatttcgcatgtatttctgtatgcatgtgatatctagattgtaggctgtcggctacagtcaggaaatattggagccacctagcctagcatcgcgtttgctacagtgtcagaacaaacactcttctctctccgtgtccctgacttttctcgcgtcactcaaccaacgtagtaacgcatagtaacgcacattctcgttgccgaaatggtgacaaaatccgaacggagaaaaaaaacccgtAATGCaagaaaaatgtaaacattttgaaCGTaggcatacacatttaaaaatcagtgctcacttgtgcaaattacgctgaaaccgtacaatttgacaggtatgtaaAAGGGTGCGCCGCATTATTAAAGGGGAGTAGTAGGGGTTGGGGTtgtgttatgcatccactagatggagctgcgctaaagggaatgtcatgccatgattagccAGTATTGAGCTAGATGAAGATGCGCCTTTTATTGCGGAAAGTACGGGATGTTAActcactgactgccattgatgcCTAGCGCATTCACAGCTAGTCTTCccggttttgggggcatttacaggccacttTCCAGTtgatattgagtcacttcccATGTTAATTAACAAGAAATGAACTGTAAATGcagcaaaatcaacagaaaaacaaCAGCAAAGGACCTGAAATGCCTCCTAAATAACtcattggattccattgacggccatagacgtcttaTATGTTAGAAGAAGGGATGGCAAcctcccggttcaaatggattggaagtctactattgttaaactcatttcaattcatagcggaaggatgaaaagagcttgtttttctatttattagttGTGCCGTATTATAATTAtagtatataataatatatagtgtacatatataattataattctTGACCCATgtgtcgataattgttgtattacCACGTTCTGAGATAATCATTATCGTGAGAcctgtatcgcaaatcatattgtATCCTGAGCTACTCAGAGGTTCCCATCCAAGTCAAATTTGTTCAGTCAAATGTGAGGATAGTAACCACAAGTAAACAGAAATGATAACTGACCTGCAAGTTATTGTGTTTCATAATTAGAATCAAATTTTATTCACTGCTCTTCCATTTTGCCTTAGTTATAAGCTGGTTGACAATTTCCAGAGAGGTGTTTTCAACTGGCCTCTAGTGTTCGCCTGGAACGCCCTCTCAGACGACTACGTGAAGAAGAACAATATGACTGTGGCCGATCCTATCAGGTAGATTTTCGCACTCTGCTCTTTTTTGATTTGTTTCATAGCTATCATTCACCTTGATTAGTTTTCAACTTACAGATGTCCCGTAATGGCTGGAGGCCTTTTCTCCATTGATAAAAAATACTTCTATGAACTTGGCGCCTATGATCCAGGACTGGAAGTTTGGGGTGGGGAGAACATGGAGATTTCCTTCAAGGTAGTGCACAAATCTTTTGGAAAAtgattatttcaattttttcctCGCTCTCAATGCTATTATAAAGGACATTCGTGGTCAGGCCCTGTCCCTCTCCCCAAGAATAGTCACGGGAAGAGGGACAACAGGAAAGATTAGGGTATGACAGGGCAGGGTGAGTGTGAAAGTAGCACTAATGCTGTACAGCAGGCACATTAAGACAAAGTGTATTAAGACTAATCACTGGTGAGAATTACTTAGTTGTCACCCAGTGTTTCGAGTGATGCCTTATGcctatatcattattattattgtataggTGACCAATTCATACGAGAGAGAAAGTAAGAgaaagttaacttttttttaatataccgtTAATTTCTAAAAAAGTAATAAACTTATCATGTAACTggttttcttccttttttccttgcctgtttttattttgatttaaaaataataagaatcatttaaaaatgaaagggTAAATTATTCATCATTAATTCTttaattgccattgacggcactagacgtccaatccatttagacttggAGGGATGGCTGCCAGCCTCTGCAAGTCAATATAGGTCAGAtgtttagcgccgtcaatggcagctaatgagttgggTGAGtttcctataaagggttaattagAGGAATTAgattttttcagattttttgaTGGAATCATTGATATattaaatttaataaatattCAATTGTGACTGCTTCAGTTGAAACATAAATCTGCCTCACTAACCAACATTACGTCTAATCTTTACCACTATTAATTACGATTTGGCGACAAGCAAACTGAGTGTCATTACCTACAAACTTAACCCCACCATATTCACTGCACAAAGTTATTGTGTTTCATAATTAAAATCAAATTTTATTCACTGCTCTTCCATTTTGCCTTAGTTATAAGGTGGTTGACAATTTCCAGAGAGGAAATTGAAGAATTTCCGCATTCACGAAATGTCATTATAATAGCATTATAATGGACTAAAGAATATCTATACAGTAATACTTCTAAATACGAAATTAATATGTTCTGGAATTAGTTTCGtaaattgaaaattctgtaagtagagacgcgttctTCTTGTAAAtgcctaatctgttccaagcaccctaaaattcagacataaatcttttataatgcatcaaAATATGTTCCaactacatgttacaattagattattgcacaataaacaagaaatcagagttgtgcataatgtaaaaaaaacaagaatagagtaaataataaaagttaatacactcgtgTAAAGCTGTAGGAACACGAAGGGCGAATGAAGAAGACGTAGGGATACATACGTaccagggatgcaacgatacagttaagtcacggttcggtacgatttttgatacgaggGACACTATTTTCgattcaatttatttaatgctgtgaaacaaaaaatactagtgttattttttttttcaatgtttgtttttattttgctaacaagcaaaaataacaatgccatcatataaacatgaatTTTAGTGTAtagtatttatgtgcttacttctttctGATctaaagaaattttgtataaaagtgctcagaacaatctttactgttttttAAAGTGAGGCggagcacactgttgattgctacagctctcttagcagctaggtttaccacATGGAGCAAAATATCCTGTTTGTGGTCCaagtccatctgtgtcacgtactgaattaacattgGTTGCAacgttatctatagtcactggtatcgaTTgagttggcctgcttaacttccattcattcACGTCcgtttttaattcatcaatgtagtgtatggactacgtgtcccatgagcACTCttggctcacgcagccaatggcatgggatctaacgtagcacatctaggttaatATTTGattatatctagtgtgtgcgtgaGTGTCGTCGGAGCATTAAACAAGTTAAGAAACgacacagaagtcacgtctgctcattactgcacaacaccagcatatgataatcgactttcataaacaggacgagtttgaagtaca
It includes:
- the LOC130927496 gene encoding polypeptide N-acetylgalactosaminyltransferase 5 encodes the protein MFRCFRNLRGSKRVLVFVFVASVIWLIVDIAVLRVSIGDVNNRLAKERAFRDLRRAIEKGINMNKGKDMKNGTQKNTAKHSEEDEDYEEDEDSEEDTDGLIDKPVRRFRVHTKKEHVIEKNNIQGDKIDIKLPAVAGKVPVDLLDSDASLLKNNTIKKDSIALIKPVKTPNSSIKGFNKPQPAKEELSMKEEKQIEKLLIQEKNKKSLEKEQKETEKLLIQETNKKSLLKEEKQTEKLLIQETNKKSLEKEEKQIEKLLIQETNKKFLVKEEKPIGEKLKQSETVHVNKAGVHQVLSLDVTAAPRDPGAVGQFGQAAIVSTEEEAQVKLRWDEGHFNVYLSEKIPVDRAIPDTRPQTCTRDMVHDDLPSTSVIFCFVDEVWSTLLRSVHSVLNRSPPHLLKEIILVDDFSQKDYLKDDLDKYMANFPKVRILRLKERQGLIRARMVGAAAAKGEVLTFLDSHVECNVGWLEPLLERIYLNRKMVPCPVIEVISDQDMSYKLVDNFQRGVFNWPLVFAWNALSDDYVKKNNMTVADPIRCPVMAGGLFSIDKKYFYELGAYDPGLEVWGGENMEISFKIWMCGGEIEIIPCSRVGHIFRGQNPYDFPNDRHKTVERNLARVAEVWLDEYKDLFYGHGYNHLLNQNTNLGDLTEQIKLRNKLKCKSFKWYLDNVYPELEAPLVKAEGLVLNRGLRKCLSVLNESLVFELCDLTKQNQHFNYTWLLHIRQQDMCVEYNIATNTIHLQPCDRSLVTLHWLHKSSELKQPDLLTVEHTSKLVCLEVHQKTKRLHLAACTKGNLFQQWEFTNYYTK